The sequence CGGCGTAGGGCAGGTGCGTGACGACATCACGCTGCACAAACTGCTGGAAGACATCGGTATCGATCCCGGCGTTGCGCCCGATATGCCGGTGCTGAACGGCGGGCCGGTAGAGCCTGCGCGCGGCTTCGTGCTCCATTCGGACGATTGGGGCGGGGAGGGCAGCGTTGCGGTGAACCCCCTGTGCCAGCTTTCGGCTTCGCTCGATGTGTTGCGCGCGATTGCCGAGGGGCGCGGCCCCAGCAAGTATCTCGTCGCGCTCGGCTATGCCGGGTGGGGCGCAGGCCAGTTGGAAGGCGAGATGCGGCGCCACGGCTGGCATGCTGCGCAAGGACGGCCAGAAGTGCTGTTTTCGACGCCGACCGGCAGGCGCTGGACTCAGGCGTGGAAACGCGAGGGCATCGATCCCTCGCATCTGTCAGGGCAAACCGGCAGCGCGTAATGGTTGCATCGAGCCTGCGATGCACTTAGATAGCGGCCTACATCGAGAGTTGGAGTGACGCTCCAACGCCAACCTGCCTTTCCGGGCAAGGTGGCGCCCGACGCGGGAAACCGACCAGAAATTGGCCGGAAAACCGAGAAGGGGATGTGGCCGATCCGGCAATTATTCGGACACTGGCGCAGGCGTCTTCTCCACTCAGATTTTGAGAGAAAGACCAACACGCCGTGCCGATCAGGATTTCCGACAACCTCCCCGCCCGCAGGACATTGGAAGCCGAGGGCGTGATCGTGATGGGCGAGACCGAAGCCGCGCGGCAGGATATTCGCCCGATCCGCATCGCGCTGCTTAACCTGATGCCCGACAAGATCACCACCGAGACGCAGATCGCGCGTCTGCTCGGCGCAACCCCGCTGCAGGTGGAATTGGAGCTGGTGCGCATATCGGATCACGTTAGCAAGAACACCTCGGCCGGACACTTGTCGGAGTTCTATCGTCCATGGGAGGACGTGAAAGCCGAGAAGTTCGACGGCTTGATCGTGACCGGCGCGCCGGTGGAGACTATGGCCTTCGAGGACGTGACTTATTGGGACGAGCTGCGGCGGATTTTCGACTGGTCGCAGAGCCATGTCCACCGCACGCTGGCGGTGTGCTGGGGCGCGATGGCGGCGCTGCATCACTTCCACGGGGTGGGCAAGCACGAGTTGCCGGCCAAGGCGTCGGGCGTGTTCCGGCACCTGAACCGCGCGCCTGCCAACCCGCTCATGCGCGGGCTTCCTGATGTGTTCGATGTGCCCGTGTCGCGCTGGAGCGAGGTGCGCCGCGAGGACCTGCCCGAGGGGCATGGCCTCAGCGTGCTGGCGGAAAGCCCCGAGACGGGCCTGTGCCTGATCGACGATCCGGCGCAGCGCACGCTGCACATGTTCAACCATCTGGAGTACGACACGCTGACCCTGGCGGGCGAGTATGCGCGGGATGAGGGCGGATACCTGCCCCGGCATTACTTTCCCGGCGATGATCCGCAGGCGCAGCCGGCCAATACATGGCGCGGCCACGGCCATCTGCTGTTCGGAAACTGGATCAACGAGGCTTATCAGACGACCGCATTTGATCTGGCAGATATCGGAAAATCGTGACTCCGCTTGCCTTTCGCGGTGGCTTCACTTAACGGCGCCCGTTCAACCGACACGGATTCGATGATCGGCCTGGCCACAAGGGCTGCCAAGGCGGATCGGACGCGTCGTAATCAGGAGACGAAAATGCCCAAGATGAAGACGAAGAGCGGCGTGAAAAAGCGCTTCAAGCTCACCGCCACCGGCAAGGTGAAGCACGGTGTGGCTGGCAAGCGCCACCGCCTGATGAGCCATAACGCCAAGTACATCCGGCAGAACCGCGGCACTGACGTGATCTCCGACGCTGATGCGCGGACGATCAAGAAGTGGGCGCCCTACGGGCTGAACTGAGGAGCGCTGACTTATGAGCCGTATCAAACGTGGTGTTACCACCCGTGCAAAGCACAAGCGGATTCTGGATCAGGCGAAGGGCTATCGTGGCCGTCGCAAGAACACCATCCGCGTCGCCCGCCAGGCCGTCGAAAAGGCCGGGCAGTATGCCTATCGTGACCGCAAGGTAAAGAAGCGCAGCTTCCGCGCCCTGTGGATCCAGCGCATCAACGCTGCCGTTCGCGAAGAAGGTCTCACCTATTCGCAGTTCATCCACGGCACCAAGCTTGCCGGGCTGGAACTGGACCGCAAGACGATGGCCGACCTCGCCATGAACGAAGGCGCCATCTTCACCACGGTTATCGCGCAGGCCAAGGCAGCCCTTCCGGCCGCCTGATCCTTACCGATCGCAAGACACGAAAAGGGGTGGCTCCAGCGGGAGCCACCCCTTTTTTCGTTGCGCCTGCACGGGCTGCGCGGCAGTGTGCGGGAACGGCAAAGATGAAAAAATGTTAATTCCGCAGAAGAGTTAAACAGGGGCGCGCAAAACTTGACCGAGGGCTGTAATGTCCGGGTGCGATTCTATCGGCCGCCTGAGCGGCTGAGCCGCTATTTCACGACCTTCTACCTGACCGAGATCGACGTGCCCGGCGGTGGCCGCGTGACGGACCGGTTGCATCCCGAATGGGCGAACCTGCGGGTCTGCCGCGGGGATTATCCAGATTCCGAACTTCCGGGCCAGCCCCACTTCGGCGGTGTCGCTGCAAACTTTACCGGGCCGACCAGCACGACTCTGCGCTTTACCGTCGGCAGCGCGCGGATCTGGGGCGTGGGCTTCTTGCCGCTGGGCTGGGCGCGGTTTCTGAACGTTCAGGCCAACCGCTATGCCGACCGCATCTTTGCGGTGGATACCGAGCCGTTTCTTGAGAGTTTCCGGCCGCTTGCATGCGGGGTCTTTGGCGAGACCGCGGATGAAGCTGCCGAATTGCAACGGATTACCGATTACTTTTCGCGTGCTCTCGATTCCAGCAGCGAGGGAGACGATCCGCGTATCGTTGCGGTCCATGCCGCACTGATGGACCCGGACGTTTCCAGCGTGAGCGAGATGGCCGAGGCGGCGCACTTGCCCGCGCACACGCTGGAGCGGATCTGCGCCCGGCACTTCGGATTTACGCCGCGCCTGTTGTTGCGCCGCCAGCGCTTCATGCGCAGTCTGGTGCAATATATGCTCGATCCATCGCTGCACTGGATCGGGGCGATGGACGGGCATTATCACGATCAGGCGCAATTCGTGCGCGACTTCCACCGGTTTATGGGCACCAGCCCGACCGAGTATGCCGCCAGCCCCAAACCCGTGCTGGAAGCGGTGATGCGCGCGCGGCAGGAATTCATGGGCAGCGCGGTGCAGGCGCTCGACGCACCGACACGCAGATAAGCAGCAGACTTTTCAACCGGGCCGTTTGCCGCTAGCGGCTTCGCGCATGGAACAGCTCGATCAACAGCAGGATGAGGCGCTCGCCGCCATTGCCGACGCGACCACACCCGAGGCCGTAGAGGCGATCCGCGTCGCGGCGCTAGGCAAGCAGGGATGGGTGAGCGCATTGCTCAAGTCTCTGGGCGGAATGACGCCAGAGGAGCGCACCAGCCAAGGTCCGAAAATTCAGGCCGTGCGCGAAGCGGTTACATCGGCCCTTGCGGCGCGCAAGGGCGCGCTGGAAGGTGCGGCGCTTGAAGCGCGGCTGGCGTCCGAGACGATCGACCTTTCGCTGCCCGCGCCGGAAATGCCGCGCGGTTCAGTCCACCCGGTGTCACAGGTGATGGACGAATTGGCCGAAATCTTCGCCGACATGGGCTTTGCCGTGGCGAGCGGGCCAGAGATCGAGGACGACTGGCACAACTTCACTGCGCTCAACATGCCGGAAACGCATCCGGCGCGCGCGATGCACGATACGTTCTATTTCCCGGACAAGGACGGCGAAGGGCGCTCGATGCTGCTGCGCACGCACACTTCGCCCGTGCAGATCCGCACGATGCTGAAAGAGGGCGCACCCTTGCGGATCATCGCGCCGGGCCGCGTGTACCGTTCGGATTCGGACGCGACGCATACGCCGATGTTCCACCAGATCGAAGGTCTGGTGATCGACAAGGGTATTCACCTCGGCCACCTGAAGTGGACGCTGGAGACCTTCCTGAAGGCGTTCTTCGAGCGCGAGGACATCGTCCTGCGTCTGCGCCCCAGCTACTTCCCGTTCACCGAGCCGTCAGTGGAAGTGGACGTCGGCTATACCTTGGTGAACGGCAAGCGCGTGGTGGGTGGTAGCGGCGATGCGGCGGACGGCGGGTGGATGGAAGTGCTGGGGTCGGGCATGGTCAACCGCAAGGTGATCGAGTTCGGCGGGCTTGATCCTGACGAATGGCAGGGCTTCGCCTTCGGCACCGGCGTCGACCGGCTCGCCATGCTGAAATACGGTCTCGATGATCTGCGCGCCTTCTTCGATGGCGATGCACGGTGGCTGGGCCACTACGGTTTCGGTGCGCTCGACGTGCCGACCCTTTCCGGCGGTGTTGGAGTACGTTCGTGAAGTTCTCGCTCTCGTGGTTGCGCTCGGTCCTCGATACGAAGGCCGATGCGAAACTTATCGCCGAAAAGCTTACCTCGCTTGGGCTGGAAATCGAAGGTGTCGAAGATGCCTCGGCTGCGCTGACCAAGTTCCGCGTCGCTCGCGTGCTGAGCGCGGACAAGCATCCACAGGCGGACAAGCTGCAGGTGCTGTCGGTCGATCTGGGTGAGGCCGCGCCACTACAGGTGGTGTGTGGCGCGCCCAATGCGCGTGCCGGCCTTGTTGGCGTGCTGGGCGTGGCGGGCGCGGTGGTTCCGTCCAATGGCATGGTCTTGCGCAATTCGGCTATTCGCGGAGTCGAATCGAACGGCATGATGTGTTCGACCCGCGAGCTGTGCCTGGGCGAGGATCACGACGGGATCATCGAACTGCCAGCGGACGCGCCGGTCGGCACCAGCTTTGCCGACTACATTGGGTCGGACCCGGTGTTCGACGTGGCGATCACGCCTAATCGTCCGGATTGCATGGGCGTTTACGGTATCGCGCGCGATCTGGCGGCGGCGGGGCTTGGCGTGTTGAAGCCGATTGCGGCGGCGCCGGTAGCGGGAAGCTTTGCTTGCCCGGTCGAAGTGCGCACCGATGATGCCGAAGGTTGCCCGGCATTCTATGGCCGCGTCATTCGCGGGGTGAAGAACGGCCCTAGCCCGAAGTGGATGCAGGATTTCCTCAAGTCTGCAGGACAGCGGCCGATCTCCGCGCTGGTGGACGTCACCAACTTCGTGATGCTCGGCTATGGCCGCCCGGCGCATGCCTATGATCTTGCCAAGCTTTCCGGCGCGGTTGTGGCGCGCAAGGCTGCTGCTGGCGAGAAGGTCACGGCGCTCAACGGCAAGGAATATGCGCTTGAGCCGTGGATGACGGTGATTGCGGACGATGCGGGCGTGCACGACATTGCCGGCATCATGGGCGGCGAGCATTCGGGCTGCGACGACACGACGGCCGATGTGCTGCTGGAAGTGGCCTATTTCGATCCGGCCTCGATTGCGCGGACCGGACAGGCGCTGGCGCTGGCATCGGATGCGCGCGGACGGTTCGAGCGCGGGGTGGACCCGGCGTTCCTCGATACCGGCATGGACCTGCTGACTGCTCTGATCCTTGAGATTTGCGGCGGCGAGGCATCGGAAGTCGTGCGCGCGGGGCAGCCGCCTCTGGCGCGCAAGACCATTGCTTATGATCCGGCGCTGGCGGGACGGCTTGGCGGGGTCGATGTGGCGGGCGGGGAGCAGAAGCGCATTCTGGCCGCGCTCGGTTTCGCCGTGGCGGCCGACTGGACCGTAACCGTGCCGACATGGCGCCCGGACGTGGACGGCGCGCCCGACATCGTCGAGGAAGTGATCCGCGTACACGGACTGGATGCTGTGCCTTCGACGCCGCTTCCGCGCGCAGATGGCGTGGCCAAACCCACTGCAACGGCGGCGCAGATGCTCGAGCGCCGGGTGCGCCGTGCGGCTGCGGCGCGCGGACTGCACGAGGCGGTAACGTGGTCGTTCCTGCCCGAGGCGGAAGCCGCGCATTTCGCCGATGGTGAAGCGCTGTGGACGCTGGCCAATCCGATTTCTGAAGACCTCAAGACCATGCGGCCTTCGCTGCTGCCGGGGCTGCTGTCTGCGGTGAAGCGCAATCTGGATCGCGGAGCCGCTTCGGTGCGGTTGTTCGAGATCGGGCGGCGCTATCTGCGCGGTGCTGGTGGCGCGAGCGACGAGAAGCTGAGCCTCGCCGTGGTGCTGGCGGGCGAGAAGGTCGCGCGCGGCTGGGCCTCGGGCAAGGCAGCGGCATTCGATGCGTTCGATGCCAAGGCCGAGGCGCTGGCGCTGCTGGCCGAAGCAGGCGCTCCGGTCGATAACCTTCAGGTCATGGGCGAAGCAGGGGCGCAGTTCCATCCGGGGCAGTCGGCCACGCTTCGGCTGGGGCCGAAGACCGTGCTGGCGCGGTTCGGTGTGCTGCATCCGGCGACTGCGAAGGCGTTCGATATCGGCGCGCCGGTCGTGGTGCTGGAACTGTTCCTCGACCGGATTCCGGCAAAGAAGGGCGCGGGCGCCTTTGCCCGTCCGCACTTTGCACCGCCGCCGCTACAGGCCGTCACGCGCGACTTTGCGTTTCTCGTTTCGGCCGATGTGGCGGCGGGCGATCTGTTGCGCTCGGTCAAGGGGGCGGACAAGTCCAACATCGTCGCGGCCCGGGTGTTCGATGACTTCCGGGGCGCGGGCGTGCCCGAGGGGCAGAAGAGCCTGGCCATCGAAGTGACGCTGCAGCCGGTCGAGAAGTCCTATGACGAAGCCGCCTTGAAGGCGATTGCCGACAAGGTCGTTGCGGCAGCGGCCAAGCAGGGCGCAAGCTTGCGCGGATGAAAATGGGCGAATTCAGCGACGGACTGATCTCGATCAGCAGCGGGGGCCTGACTGCGCGGATCAATCCGCTCGGGGCTGAGTTGTGGTCGCTGACGGATTCGCAGGGTCGCGAGTACATGACCGATGCCGACCCGGCGTTCTGGGGCGGGCATGCGCCGCTGCTGTTTCCGATCGTGGGATCGTTGAGCGGTGACGTGTTGCGGCTGGACGGCGCGGCCTATCCCATGCCGCGTCACGGCTTTGCGCGCCGCAGCGTGTTTGCGCCGGTTCAGGTCGAAGCAGGGCAGGCGCGGTTCCGGCTGACCGATTCGCCCGATACGCGCGCGGTTTATCCGTTCGGGTTCGTTCTGGAAGTGACATTCCGGGTGGAGGGCATGACGCTGTTCACCGAGGCGAGCGTGACCAATCCGAACGCGGGCGTGCTGCCGTTCAGCTTCGGCTATCACCCAGCGTTTGCCTGGCCGCTTCCCGGCGGGGCGGACAAGGCGGCGCACAAGCTGGTTTTCGAGGCAGAAGAACCGCAGGACGTTCGCCGCGTAGCGCGCGATACCGGGCTGCTGCTCGATGCAGGCGAGCCGACGCCGGTCAGGGCGCGCGAACTCGAGCTGTCCGAAGACCTGTTCCGCGCCGATGCGATGATCTGGGACGATCTTGCCAGCCGCTCGCTTTCATATGGCGCGGATGACGGGGCCTGGCTCGACATCGCCTTTCCCGATACGCCATCGCTTGGCGTGTGGCAGGTACCGGGCGGGCGCTATATCTGCATCGAGCCATGGGCTGGCCATGCCGACCCCGAACACTTCGCCGGAGATTTCCGCGAAAAGCCAGGCGTGGTGCTGCTGGAACCCGGCGCAACGCGCAGCTTCCGCATGGACGTAAGCGTTCGTCCCGTTTAGGGGCCAACCCCATGTCCAATCGCCGCACCTTCGCCATCATTTCCCATCCCGACGCCGGTAAAACGACGCTGACCGAGAAGCTGCTGCTTCAGGGCGGCGCGATTCATCTTGCGGGCGAGGTCAAGGCGCGCGGGCAGGCGCGGCGTGCGCGGTCGGACTGGATGAAGATCGAGCAGCAGCGCGGGATTTCCGTGACGTCCTCGGTGATGACCTTCCAGAAGGACGGCATCGTCTTCAATCTGCTCGATACGCCGGGCCACGAGGACTTCTCCGAGGACACCTATCGCACGCTGACGGCAGTCGATTCGGCGATCATGGTGATCGACGCGGCCAAGGGCATCGAGCCGCAGACGCGCAAGCTGTTCGAGGTGTGCCGGTTGCGCTCGGTCCCGATCATCACGTTCGTCAACAAGGTGGACCGCGAGGGCCGCTCGGTGTTCGAAACGCTGGATGAAGTGGCTGACGCGCTGGCGCTCGACGTGGTTCCGATGTCGTGGCCGATCGGCATGGGCGGCATTTTCCAGGGCGTGATGAGCTTTGCCGACGAAACCATCGCGCGGCCCGAGGGCGACAGCCGCGAGTTTCTGGGCAAGATTGAATCTGCGCCCTATGCCTCTGGCGCCATTCCCGCGGATATTGCCGAGGAGATCGAGCTGGCACGGGCTGGCTATCCGGAGTTCGATCTGGAGGCCTATCGCAATGGCGACCTGACGCCGGTCTACTTCGGATCGGCACTCAAGAACTTCGGCGTGATCGACCTGATCGAGGCGATTGCCAGTTTCGCGCCACCGCCGCGCCCGCAATCGTCGAATCAGGGCACGATCGATCCCGAGCGCGCGGACGTGACCGGGTTCATCTTCAAGGTGCAGGCCAACATGGACCCGCAGCACCGTGACCGCATCGCCTTCATGCGCATGGTCTCGGGCACGTTCCGGCGCGGCATGAAGCTGACGCCTTCGGGCCTTGGCAAGCCGATTGCGGTCCATTCGCCGATCCTGTTCTTCGCGCAGGACCGCGAGATTGCCGATACGGCCGAGGCGGGCGATATCATCGGCATTCCCAACCACGGCACCTTGCGCGTGGGCGATACTCTGTCGGAACGCAACGACGTGCGTTTTACCGGGCTGCCCAACTTCGCGCCCGAAATCCTGCGGCGCGTTGCGCTCAAGGATCCGACCAAGACCAAGCAGCTGCGCAAGGCATTGGACGACCTTTCGGAAGAGGGCGTGATCCAGGTGTTTTACCCGGAGATCGGTTCACAATGGATCGTCGGCGTGGTCGGGCAGTTGCAGCTTGACGTGCTGATTTCTCGGCTGGAAGCGGAATACAAGGTCGAGGCCGTGCTGGAAGCATCGCCGTTCGATACCGCACGCTGGCTCAAAGGCAGCGATACGGCGCTGAAATCGTTCACGGATTTCAATATGTCCAACCTTGCCAAGGATCGAGACGGGGACCCGGTGTTCATGGCAAGATCGTCGTGGGACGTCAGCTACCAGCAGGAGCGCAATCCCGAGCTGGTCTTTTCGGCTACCAAAGAAAGGTAAGTCATACGGGGTTGAAACCGGCGGGCATCGGGCGCAGTTAGCCCTCCATGCAGTTGCTCGGTCCCACCTCGAACACGTTCATCTCGCAACGCCTGCGGCTCCATTATGTGGACTGGGGTAATACCGACAAGCCGCCGCTGTTGCTGGTGCACGGCGGGCGGGACCACTGCCGTTCGTGGGACTGGACTGCCGAGGCTCTGCGCGAAGACTGGCACGTCATCGCATTCGACCACCGGGGACATGGTGACAGCCAGTGGACATCGGACGGCAATTACCGGACGATGGATCTCGTCTATGACGTGGCCCAACTGATCCACCAGCTCGATCTGGCGCCGGTAACGATCGTTGCCCATTCGTGGGGCGCTAACACCAGCCTGCGCTATGCCGGCCTTTTCCCGGAAAACGTGCGCAAGATCGTGGCGATCGAGGGGCTGTTCCCGACGCCGGAGCGCGAGGCCTTGATCAAGGATGTGCCTTTCGCCCGGCGCGTTCGCGAATTCATTGGCGAAAAGCGGAAAGCCGCAGGCAGATTGCCGCGCCGTTATGCCAGCCTCGAAGATGCCTACGCCCGCATGAAGGGGGAGAACCCCTATCTGACTGACGGGCAGGCGCGGCACCTGACCATTCACGGTATCACGCGCAACGAGGACGGGACGTTCAGCTGGAAGTTCGACCCGCATCTCAATGTCGACGGCGCACCCTATGATATCAGCACTGATCAGCGTAACGATCTGTGGAAGGCGATCACTTGCCCGACGCTATTGCTCAACGGCGCGGATTCGTGGGCTGGCAATCCGGACAGGAACGGGCTGGCCGCGAATTTCCGCAACGCCGAAGTGGTCGAATTTGCCGACGCCGGGCACTGGCTGCACCATGACCAGTTCGAAAAGTTCGTCGCAACGCTGAAGGATTTCCTCTGAACGGCGTGAAGCTCCCTGCATGAAGCTCAAGGTCGCCAGCTACAACATCCACAAGGGCGTCGGGCTTGACCGGCGGCGCGATCCCGAGCGCATCCTGACCGTCTTGCGTGAGATCGATGCCGATGTGATTGCCTTGCAGGAGGCCGACCGTCGCTATGGTCTGCGCGAAGCGGTGATCCCGCGCGCGGCGCTTGACGATCACAGCCCTTGGGCTGCGGTCGAGCCGGGGCATTACGACAGTGCGCGCACGGCTTCGAGCATGGGCTGGCACGGCAATGCCCTGCTGGTGCGGCGTGGTATCGAGCTGATCGGGGCCTGCGCCGTGCCTTTGCCTACCATCGAGCCGCGCGGGGCAGTCTGCGTAAGCCTGCGGGTGGGCGGGCAGGTGGTGCGGGTGATCGGCATGCATCTTGACCTGTCGGGTCTGCGACGCCGTGCGCAAGTCGAGGCGGTCTGCGCGCATATCGCCGGTCACGACGAGCAGGGGCATGCGGTGATGATGGGCGATCTCAACGAATGGTCGGCGGCGGGTGGGGCGCTGGCCGCGTTTCGTGCGCCGTTGCGGGTTTTGACGCCGGGCCGCAGCTTTCCCTCGCGCCGTCCGCTGGCGCAACTTGACCGGATCGTGGTGAGCGAAGGGCTGCAAGTCGACGGCGTGGGTGTGCATCACAGCGCCTTGGCGGCGGTGGGATCAGATCATCTGCCAGTCTGGGCTAATCTGCGTCTGCCCTGAATCCGGGCACACCCCCTTGCCTAAAATTTAAGCAGAGCGCCAATCCTGCACAAGATTCGAGCGCTCATAACCACCAGATAGCCAGTTTTGTTCCCGTGAACGGCTGATTCCGTATGAATGCGGATTTGGCACGCCCTTTGCTTAACTCTTCAAGCCGGCAGTTCGTCCGGTGCGAAGGGTCGCGAAAGGGGGCATGAATGAAGTTCATCATCGCCATCATCAAGCCGTTCAAGCTCGACGAAGTGCGTGAAGCGCTGTCGGCTTTGGGCGTAGCTGGGATGACGGTGTCGGAGGTGAAGGGTTTTGGTCGGCAAAAAGGCCAGACCGAGATTTACCGCGGCGCTGAATATTCCACCAATATGCTTCCAAAGGTGAAGATCGAGATCGCCGCCAGCGACGACCTCGCGCCGCAGATCGTGGAAACGATCCAGCAGGCCGCCAGCACGGAAGCTATCGGTGACGGCAAGGTGTTCGTTCTCGACCTCGCGTCGGCAACCCGCATCCGCACCGGCGAAACCGGGGACACCGCGCTTTGAGCGGGCTTTCCATTTCCGACCTTAGGGGAACCAACATGATCCGTAAGATGATCGGTGGCTTGGTGGGAACGGGCGCTTCGCTCTTTGCCGCTACGGCTGCCATTGCACAGGAAGGGCCGATCAAGGCGCCTTCGGTTGAACAGATGGCCGGCATGGTCGACAAGGGCGATACGACCTGGATGCTTGTAAGCTCCGTGCTCGTCCTTCTGATGAGCGTTCCTGCTCTCGCACTTTTCTACGGCGGTCTTGTCCGCACCAAGAACATGCTCAGCGTGCTGATGCAGGTGTTCATGATCGTTTCGGTCGCAGCACTCGTCTGGGTGAGTTGGGGCTATTCGATGGCCTTCACCAGCGGTGGACCGTTCATCGGCGGGTTCTCGAAGGTCTTCCTGATGGGCGTGGATGCCACGACCTACGCGGCAACCTTCTCGAATAACGTCTACATTCCCGAATATGCTTTCGTCATCTTCCAGATGACCTTCGCCTGCATCACGCCGGCGCTTATCGTCGGCGCATTCGCGGAACGCGTGAAGTTCAGCGCCCTGATGGTGTTCACCGTCCTGTGGCTGACCTGCATCTACTTCCCGATGGCACACATGGTATGGTACTGGGCTGGTCCGGACTTCCTGGCTGATGCTCCGACCGATGCCGGTTACCTGTGGGCAATGGGCGCGCTCGATTTCGCCGGTGGCACTGTCGTTCACATCAACGCTGGTATCGCAGGCCTCGTCGGCTGCATCATGATCGGCAAGCGCATCGGCTTCGGCAAGGAAGCCACTCCGCCGCACTCGCTGACCATGACCATGATCGGCGCTTCGCTGCTGTGGGTGGGCTGGTTCGGCTTCAACGCTGGTTCCAACCTCGAAGCCAACGGCGTGACCGCTGTCGCCTTCATCAACACCTTCGTCGCCACCGCTGCCGCCGCCGTCTCCTGGGCGATCGTCGAACAGCTTCACCACGGCAAGCCTTCGATGCTGGGTGCTGCAACGGGTGCCGTCGCCGGTCTCGTTGCCATCACGCCGGCCTCGGGTCTCGGCGCGCCGATGACCTCGATTGTCCTTGGCTTCGTGGTTTCGCCGATCTGCTACTTCTTCGTCAGCACGGTGAAGAACAAGCTGAAGTACGACGATACGCTCGACGTGTTCGGCGTGCACTGCATCGGCGGCATCGTCGGCGCCATCGCCACGGGCATTGTTGCGGCTCCGTCGCTCGGTGGCCAAGGCGTGTTCGACTACACCGTGTTCCCTGCCGGCTTCGACGCAGACAGCTACAACATGGCCGGACAGGTCTGGACCCAGACCAAGGCTGTGATCATCACGCTGCTCTTCTCGGGTATCGGCTCAGCGATCCTCTTCTTCATCGTCGACAAGGTCATGGGCCTGCGTCCTACCGAAGAAGCCGAGCGTGAAGGCCTCGACATCTCCGAGCACGGAGAGCGCGCCTACAACTACTAAGTTTACCGAATTGGCGGAGTGGGGGAAACCAGATCCTCTCCCTCTCATCCCTCACTCCGCCAAACCATGTTCCTCCTGCGAACAGACTCAAGGCCGGAAGCGCTAGCCCGCTTCCGGCCCTTTTTTTGTTTGCGATCCGGGGTTCGCTTGCCGGAAACCGACGCAATCATTAAGGCGCGAGCCATTATGGCAAACGCTCCCAAGCCCAAGGACTGGATCCTCGGCATTCACGCATATGTCCCCGGCAAATCTGTCGGGGCCGATGGCAAGGTGCTGACCAAGCTTTCCGCCAACGAGAACCCTTTGGGTTCCAGCGCCGCTGCACTTGAGGCGCGCGGCCATGCGGGCGATCCTGCGCGCTATCCCGATCCAGACAGCGTGGAATTACGCCGGGCAATCGGTGAGGTCCACGGCATCGATCCCAGGCGGATCGTGATGGGCACGGGCTCTGACGAACTGCT is a genomic window of Novosphingobium sp. MMS21-SN21R containing:
- a CDS encoding aldose 1-epimerase family protein, which encodes MGEFSDGLISISSGGLTARINPLGAELWSLTDSQGREYMTDADPAFWGGHAPLLFPIVGSLSGDVLRLDGAAYPMPRHGFARRSVFAPVQVEAGQARFRLTDSPDTRAVYPFGFVLEVTFRVEGMTLFTEASVTNPNAGVLPFSFGYHPAFAWPLPGGADKAAHKLVFEAEEPQDVRRVARDTGLLLDAGEPTPVRARELELSEDLFRADAMIWDDLASRSLSYGADDGAWLDIAFPDTPSLGVWQVPGGRYICIEPWAGHADPEHFAGDFREKPGVVLLEPGATRSFRMDVSVRPV
- a CDS encoding peptide chain release factor 3 yields the protein MSNRRTFAIISHPDAGKTTLTEKLLLQGGAIHLAGEVKARGQARRARSDWMKIEQQRGISVTSSVMTFQKDGIVFNLLDTPGHEDFSEDTYRTLTAVDSAIMVIDAAKGIEPQTRKLFEVCRLRSVPIITFVNKVDREGRSVFETLDEVADALALDVVPMSWPIGMGGIFQGVMSFADETIARPEGDSREFLGKIESAPYASGAIPADIAEEIELARAGYPEFDLEAYRNGDLTPVYFGSALKNFGVIDLIEAIASFAPPPRPQSSNQGTIDPERADVTGFIFKVQANMDPQHRDRIAFMRMVSGTFRRGMKLTPSGLGKPIAVHSPILFFAQDREIADTAEAGDIIGIPNHGTLRVGDTLSERNDVRFTGLPNFAPEILRRVALKDPTKTKQLRKALDDLSEEGVIQVFYPEIGSQWIVGVVGQLQLDVLISRLEAEYKVEAVLEASPFDTARWLKGSDTALKSFTDFNMSNLAKDRDGDPVFMARSSWDVSYQQERNPELVFSATKER
- a CDS encoding alpha/beta hydrolase, coding for MQLLGPTSNTFISQRLRLHYVDWGNTDKPPLLLVHGGRDHCRSWDWTAEALREDWHVIAFDHRGHGDSQWTSDGNYRTMDLVYDVAQLIHQLDLAPVTIVAHSWGANTSLRYAGLFPENVRKIVAIEGLFPTPEREALIKDVPFARRVREFIGEKRKAAGRLPRRYASLEDAYARMKGENPYLTDGQARHLTIHGITRNEDGTFSWKFDPHLNVDGAPYDISTDQRNDLWKAITCPTLLLNGADSWAGNPDRNGLAANFRNAEVVEFADAGHWLHHDQFEKFVATLKDFL
- a CDS encoding endonuclease/exonuclease/phosphatase family protein, with the translated sequence MKLKVASYNIHKGVGLDRRRDPERILTVLREIDADVIALQEADRRYGLREAVIPRAALDDHSPWAAVEPGHYDSARTASSMGWHGNALLVRRGIELIGACAVPLPTIEPRGAVCVSLRVGGQVVRVIGMHLDLSGLRRRAQVEAVCAHIAGHDEQGHAVMMGDLNEWSAAGGALAAFRAPLRVLTPGRSFPSRRPLAQLDRIVVSEGLQVDGVGVHHSALAAVGSDHLPVWANLRLP
- a CDS encoding P-II family nitrogen regulator, which translates into the protein MKFIIAIIKPFKLDEVREALSALGVAGMTVSEVKGFGRQKGQTEIYRGAEYSTNMLPKVKIEIAASDDLAPQIVETIQQAASTEAIGDGKVFVLDLASATRIRTGETGDTAL
- a CDS encoding ammonium transporter; amino-acid sequence: MIRKMIGGLVGTGASLFAATAAIAQEGPIKAPSVEQMAGMVDKGDTTWMLVSSVLVLLMSVPALALFYGGLVRTKNMLSVLMQVFMIVSVAALVWVSWGYSMAFTSGGPFIGGFSKVFLMGVDATTYAATFSNNVYIPEYAFVIFQMTFACITPALIVGAFAERVKFSALMVFTVLWLTCIYFPMAHMVWYWAGPDFLADAPTDAGYLWAMGALDFAGGTVVHINAGIAGLVGCIMIGKRIGFGKEATPPHSLTMTMIGASLLWVGWFGFNAGSNLEANGVTAVAFINTFVATAAAAVSWAIVEQLHHGKPSMLGAATGAVAGLVAITPASGLGAPMTSIVLGFVVSPICYFFVSTVKNKLKYDDTLDVFGVHCIGGIVGAIATGIVAAPSLGGQGVFDYTVFPAGFDADSYNMAGQVWTQTKAVIITLLFSGIGSAILFFIVDKVMGLRPTEEAEREGLDISEHGERAYNY